A window from Centropristis striata isolate RG_2023a ecotype Rhode Island chromosome 4, C.striata_1.0, whole genome shotgun sequence encodes these proteins:
- the LOC131970575 gene encoding extracellular calcium-sensing receptor-like → MSWFSWLFTLRLLLVGRQLGLRVGLQTVQTETCSRWGTPSNQGLFQDGDVVLGGLFTLHYQIPAIENDFSQLPHYKPCARLERASLQYLYAMVFAVEEINHSSMLLPGLKLGYSIFDSCGRPPWALQGALSLVGGDRPSCTSTDPPDYSAGYGEEIGKRRGDHPVPLIIGGASSVTAQILSRMLGPLSISYLASCPCLSDRHQFPNFFRTIPSDIYQARAIAQLAIRFNWTWIGAVVANNNYGHMAVKVFQEETQGAGVCLAFVKTLQRERIVSDARQAALAIQASTAKVILVFSWYTDVRELFLQLEKINVTDRQFLASEAWSTSGDLLQHPVTSKVAKGVLGVAIRSSAVTGFENYIRNLDPIDRPDDTFLREFWETEFGCSPGPLNISTSPPAIRSLQKALLSPCSGTESLEGVHNHFTDTSQLRVTYNVYLAVYAAAHALHSLLSCPNRGNSPRNNSSTCSSPNNIKPIELLGHLNNVNFTTPQGEMFHFQGADIPAKYDLVNWQNSPEGSLKLVLIGRVDGFDLHLNESAIQWSTGSNQVPASVCSESCPPGTRKANRKGEPLCCFDCIPCAEGEISNQTDSLHCERCPSEFWSNAEQNACIPRQLDFLSFNETLGITLTTAAVSGVAVTTAVFMVFVCYRQTPMVRANNSELSFLLLLSLKLCFLCSLVFIGRPSVWACRFQQAAFGISFVLCVSCLQVKTIVVLAAFRSARPGAEALIKWFGPGQQRGSVCLLTGIQIIICATWLSLSPPVPRRDLGFQGSKVTLECAMASVVGFSLVLGYIGLLAFTCLLLAFLARKLPDNFNEAKLITFSMLIFCAVWVAFVPAYVSSPGKYTVAVEIFAILASSYGLLLCIFAPKCFIILLRPEKNTKKHLMAR, encoded by the exons ATGTCTTGGTTCTCCTGGCTCTTCACTCTGAGGCTGCTGCTTGTGGGCAGACAGCTGGGCCTCAGGGTCGGGTTGCAGACAGTTCAGACGGAGACTTGTTCTCGGTGGGGGACACCCAGCAACCAGGGTCTGTTCCAGGATGGAGATGTAGTTCTTGGTGGGCTCTTTACTCTTCATTACCAAATTCCAGCTATAGAAAACGACTTCAGTCAGCTGCCGCACTACAAACCTTGCGCCCG TTTAGAACGTGCTTCTTTGCAATACTTATATGCCATGGTGTTTGCAGTGGAGGAAATTAATCACAGCTCAATGCTGCTACCAGGTCTGAAGCTGGGCTACAGTATTTTTGATAGCTGTGGCAGACCGCCGTGGGCTCTTCAGGGAGCACTGTCGCTGGTTGGAGGAGACAGACCCAGCTGTACCTCAACAGATCCTCCTGACTATTCTGCAGGATATGGAGAGGAAATTGGAAAAAGAAGAG GTGATCACCCTGTTCCCCTGATCATCGGTGGTGCTTCCTCTGTGACGGCCCAGATCCTCTCCAGAATGCTGGGCCCACTCTCT ATAAGCTACCTGGCGAGCTGCCCCTGTCTGAGTGACAGGCATCAATTTCCTAACTTCTTCAGGACTATCCCCAGTGATATTTACCAAGCCCGGGCTATTGCCCAGCTCGCCATACGCTTCAATTGGACTTGGATCGGAGCAGTGGTAGCAAACAATAATTATGGCCACATGGCAGTAAAg GTATTTCAGGAGGAGACTCAGGGGGCAGGGGTGTGTCTGGCATTTGTAAAGACTCTCCAAAGGGAAAGAATCGTGAGCGACGCCAGACAAGCAGCACTCGCAATTCAGGCTTCAACTGCAAAAGTGATTCTGGTCTTTTCCTGGTACACAGATGTGAGGGAGCTGTTCCTACAACTAGAAAAGATAAAT GTGACTGACAGACAGTTTCTGGCCAGTGAGGCTTGGAGCACCAGTGGTGATCTCCTTCAACATCCGGTGACTTCTAAAGTGGCAAAAGGAGTTCTTGGTGTGGCCATTAGAAGTTCAGCTGTAACTGGTTTTgaaaattacatcagaaatttGGACCCCATTGATCGTCCTGATGATACGTTTCTAAGAGAGTTCTGGGAAACTGAATTTGGATGCAGTCCTGGT CCATTAAATATTTCTACTTCACCTCCTGCCATTAGATCTCTGCAGAAAGCTCTACTATCACCCTGCAGCGGGACAGAGTCCCTGGAGGGAGTTCACAATCACTTCACTGACACCTCTCAGCTTAGGGTGACATATAATGTCTACCTTGCTGTTTATGCGGCAGCCCACGCCCTTCACAGCCTTCTCTCCTGCCCAAACAGAGGCAACTCACCCAGAAACAACAGCTCCACCTGCAGTTCTCCAAACAACATCAAACCCATAGAG CTATTGGGTCACTTGAACAATGTGAATTTCACCACACCACAaggtgaaatgtttcatttccaAGGTGCCGACATTCCAGCAAAGTATGACCTTGTTAACTGGCAGAACAGCCCTGAGGGGTCACTCAAACTGGTTCTGATTGGTCGTGTGGACGGCTTTGACCTCCACCTTAATGAGTCTGCAATACAGTGGAGCACAGGATCCAATCAG GTGCCTGCCTCAGTGTGCAGTGAGAGCTGCCCTCCAGGCACCAGAAAGGCCAACAGGAAAGGAGAACCTCTCTGCTGCTTTGACTGTATCCCATGTGCTGAAGGGGAGATAAGCAATCAAACTG ATTCCCTTCACTGTGAACGTTGTCCATCTGAGTTTTGGTCCAATGCTGAACAAAATGCCTGCATCCCTCGCCAGCTGGACTTCCTCTCCTTTAATGAAACTTTGGGCATTACTCTGACTACAGCAGCTGTGTCTGGTGTTGCCGTGACAACGGCTGTATTTATGGTGTTTGTCTGCTACCGCCAAACACCTATG GTGCGAGCCAATAATTCAGAGCTGAGCTTCCTGCTTCTCCTGTCGTTGAAGCTCTGCTTCCTGTGCTCGCTGGTGTTCATCGGCCGTCCATCAGTCTGGGCCTGTCGGTTCCAGCAGGCAGCTTTTGGGATCAGCTttgtactttgtgtttcctgcctCCAAGTCAAGACTATTGTAGTTCTGGCAGCTTTCCGCTCAGCCCGGCCTGGTGCTGAAGCCCTAATTAAGTGGTTTGGTCCAGGCCAACAGAGAGGAAGTGTCTGCCTTCTTACTGGTATACAG ATTATCATCTGTGCCACATGGCTATCCCTCAGCCCCCCTGTGCCTCGACGTGATCTGGGTTTccaagggtcaaaggtcaccctGGAGTGTGCCATGGCCTCAGTGGTGGGTTTCTCTCTGGTTCTGGGCTACATTGGTCTGCTGGCCTTCACCTGCCTCCTCTTGGCCTTTCTTGCTCGGAAACTCCCTGACAATTTCAATGAGGCCAAACTGATCACCTTCAGCATGCTGATATTCTGTGCTGTCTGGGTGGCCTTTGTCCCTGCGTATGTTAGCTCTCCTGGAAAGTACACTGTTGCTGTGGAGATTTTTGCAATCCTGGCCTCTAGCTATGGTTTGCTGCTCTGTATTTTTGCCccaaaatgttttatcattcttttgaggcctgagaaaaacacaaagaaacacctGATGGCAAGGTAg
- the LOC131969948 gene encoding extracellular calcium-sensing receptor-like encodes MSWFSWLFTLRLCSAPSLLLVGLLGRQLGLRVGFQVIHTATCSRWGTADDQGLFQKGDVVLGGLFSLYYKPPAMNHDFTQQPQNKPCTGLQNLPLQYVYAMVFALEEINHSTTLLPGVKLGYHIRDSCALPLWAMQGALSLVGGDNPSCDSTDPPDYSAGYGEEIRKKRGDQPVPMIIGGSSSKAAKILSRILGPLSMSYTASCPCLSDRRQYPNFFRTMPSDIYQARAIAQLAIRFNWTWIGAVVANNDYGHVAIKVFQEETQGAGVCLAFVKTLQRERIVSDARQAALAIQASTAKVILVFSWYTDVRELFLQLDKINVTDRQFLASEAWSTSGDLLQHPVTSKVAKGVLGVAIRSSAITGFENFIRNLNPIHRPNDTFLREFWEKMFGCSPEATSPSTYASSSSSHADRLLLKASLPPCSGTESLEGVHNHFTDISQLRVTYNVYLAVYAAAHALHILLSCPNRGNSPRNNSSTCSSPKHIKPIELMQHLNNMNFTTPQGEKFYFQEGDTTAKYDLVNWQNSPEGSLKLVLIGRVDGFDLHLNESAIQWSTGSNQVPASVCSESCPPGTRKANRKGEPLCCFDCIPCAEGEISNQTNSLHCERCPSEFWSNAEQNACIPRQLDFLSFNETLGITLTTVAVSGVAVTTAVFVVFLYYRHTPMVRANNSELSFLLLMSLKLCFLCSLVFIGRPSVWACRFQQAAFGISFVLCVSCLQVKTIVVLAAFRSARPGAGALMKWFGPGQQRGSVCLFSSIQVGVFICVIWLSLSPPVPQADLDIPGLKVTLECAMASVVGFSLVLGYIGLLACTSLLLAFLARKLPDNFNEAKLITFSMLIFCAVWIAFVPAYVSSPGKYAVAVEIFAILASSYGLLFCVFAPKCFIILLRPEKNTKKHLMAR; translated from the exons ATGTCTTGGTTCTCCTGGCTCTTCACTCTGAGGCTGTGCTCAGCCCCGTCCCTGCTCCTTGTGGGGCTTTTGGGCAGACAGCTGGGCCTCAGGGTCGGGTTTCAGGTGATTCACACAGCCACTTGTTCTCGGTGGGGTACAGCGGATGATCAGGGTCTGTTCCAGAAAGGAGATGTAGTTCTGGGTGGACTCTTTAGTCTTTATTACAAGCCCCCAGCTATGAACCACGACTTCACCCAGCAGCCACAGAACAAACCTTGCACTGG TTTACAAAATCTTCCACTACAGTATGTGTATGCCATGGTGTTTGCTCTGGAGGAAATCAATCATAGCACAACCTTGCTGCCAGGTGTGAAGCTGGGCTACCATATTCGTGATAGCTGTGCCCTACCCCTTTGGGCCATGCAGGGAGCACTGTCACTGGTTGGAGGAGACAACCCCAGCTGTGATTCAACAGACCCTCCAGACTATTCTGCAGGGTATGGAgaggaaatcagaaaaaagagaG GTGATCAGCCTGTTCCTATGATCATTGGTGGTTCCTCGTCTAAAGCAGCCAAGATACTTTCCAGAATCCTGGGGCCCCTCTCG ATGAGCTACACAGCCAGCTGCCCCTGCCTGAGTGACAGGCGTCAGTATCCTAACTTCTTCAGGACCATGCCCAGTGATATTTACCAAGCCCGAGCTATTGCCCAGCTCGCCATACGCTTTAATTGGACTTGGATCGGAGCAGTGGTAGCAAACAACGATTACGGCCATGTGGCAATAAAG gTATTTCAGGAGGAGACTCAGGGGGCAGGGGTGTGTCTGGCATTTGTAAAGACTCTCCAAAGAGAAAGAATCGTGAGCGACGCCAGACAAGCAGCACTTGCAATTCAGGCCTCAACTGCAAAAGTGATTCTGGTCTTTTCCTGGTACACAGATGTGAGAGAGCTGTTCCTACAACTCGACAAGATAAAT GTGACTGACAGACAGTTTCTGGCCAGTGAGGCTTGGAGCACCAGTGGTGATCTCCTTCAACATCCGGTGACTTCTAAAGTGGCAAAAGGTGTTCTTGGTGTGGCCATTAGAAGTTCAGCTATAACTGGTTTTGAAAATTTTATCAGAAATTTGAACCCAATTCATCGTCCTAATGATACGTTTCTAAGAGAGTTCTGGGAAAAGATGTTTGGTTGTAGTCCTGAGGCCACATCACCCTCTACATACGCCTCTTCATCATCGTCTCATGCAGACAGATTGCTCCTAAAGGCTTCTCTGCCACCCTGCAGCGGGACAGAGTCCCTGGAGGGAGTTCACAATCACTTCACTGACATCTCTCAGCTTAGGGTGACATATAATGTCTACCTTGCTGTTTATGCTGCAGCCCACGCCCTTCACATCCTTCTCTCCTGCCCAAACAGAGGCAACTCACCCAGAAACAACAGCTCCACCTGCAGTTCTCCAAAACACATCAAACCCATAGAG CTGATGCAGCACTTGAACAATATGAATTTCACCACACCACAAGGGGAGAAGTTTTACTTCCAAGAGGGCGACACGACAGCAAAGTATGACCTTGTTAACTGGCAGAACAGCCCTGAGGGGTCACTCAAACTGGTTCTGATTGGTCGTGTGGACGGGTTTGACCTCCACCTTAATGAGTCTGCAATACAGTGGAGCACAGGATCCAATCAG GTGCCTGCCTCAGTGTGCAGTGAGAGCTGCCCTCCAGGCACCAGAAAGGCCAACAGGAAAGGAGAACCTCTCTGCTGCTTTGACTGTATCCCATGTGCTGAAGGGGAGATTAGCAATCAAACTA ATTCCCTTCACTGTGAGCGTTGTCCATCTGAGTTTTGGTCCAATGCTGAACAAAATGCCTGCATCCCTCGCCAGCTGGACTTCCTCTCCTTTAATGAAACTTTGGGCATTACTCTGACGACAGTAGCTGTGTCTGGTGTTGCCGTGACAACAGCAGTGTTTGTGGTTTTCCTTTACTATCGTCATACACCGATG GTGCGAGCCAATAATTCAGAGCTGAGCTTCCTGCTTCTCATGTCGTTGAAGCTCTGCTTCCTCTGCTCGCTGGTGTTCATCGGCCGTCCATCAGTCTGGGCCTGTCGGTTCCAGCAGGCAGCTTTTGGGATCAGCTttgtactttgtgtttcctgcctCCAAGTCAAGACCATTGTAGTTCTGGCAGCTTTCCGCTCAGCCCGGCCTGGTGCTGGAGCCTTGATGAAGTGGTTTGGTCCAGGCCAACAGAGAGGAAGTGTCTGTCTCTTTTCCTCTATACAGGTCGGA GTTTTCATCTGTGTCATTTGGCTGTCCCTCAGCCCCCCTGTGCCTCAAGCTGACTTGGACATCCCGGGGTTAAAGGTCACCCTGGAGTGTGCCATGGCCTCAGTGGTGGGCTTCTCTCTGGTTCTGGGCTACATTGGTCTGCTGGCCTGCACCAGTCTTCTCTTGGCCTTTCTTGCTCGCAAACTCCCAGACAACTTCAATGAGGCCAAACTGATCACCTTCAGCATGCTGATATTCTGTGCTGTCTGGATAGCTTTTGTTCCTGCCTATGTTAGTTCTCCTGGAAAATATGCTGTTGCCGTCGAGATTTTTGCAATTCTCGCCTCTAGCTATGGTTtacttttctgtgtctttgctCCAAAGTGTTTCATCATTCTTTTGAGGCCAGAGAAGAATACTAAGAAACACCTAATGGCCAGGTAG
- the LOC131969949 gene encoding extracellular calcium-sensing receptor-like gives MSWFPWLLTRWPSPALSLLLLSVGGRQMGLKVVHATVCSRLGALSNQGLSQDGDVIIGGLFNLYYIPSAVEQGFTKLPHYKPCTGLDLESLKYIYTMAFAVEEINRNNTLLPGVKLGYRILDSCFRYPWALQVALSLVGGNTHSSGQPVPLLIGPGTSTTTIILSRILGPLSVPLISYLASCPCLSDRRKFPNVFRTIPSDIYQARAMAQLALRFHWTWIGAVIVNNDYGHVAIQAFQEEILGKGVCLEFIETVRRETIVTDARRVALTIQASTARVILIFCWYTEAKKVFLELAKINVTDRQFLASEAWSTSDDLLQDRAISDVAGGVLGVAIRSSTIPGFENYLTSLNPAHHPDDEFLREFWEMQFGCTFTAPCSGKESLEGVQNHFTDTSQLRVAYNVYLAVYAAAHALHSLLSCPNRGNSPGNNSSTCSSPKNIKPIELLHHLNDVNITTPQGEMFYFKGADIPAKYDLVNWQNSPEGSLKLVLIGRVDGSDLHLNESAIQWSTGSNQVPASVCSESCPPGTRKANRKGEPLCCFDCIPCAEGEISNQTDSLHCEHCPSEFWSNAEQNACIPRQLDFLSFNETLGITLTTAAVSGVAVTTAVLVVFLYYRHTPMVRANNSELSFLLLLSLKLCFLCSLVFIGRPSVWACRFQQAAFGISFVLCVSCLLVKTLVVLAVFRSARPGAEALMKWFGPGQQRGSVCLFSSIQIIICATWLSLSPPVPRRDLGFQGSKVTLECTMASVVGFSLVLGYIGLLACTCLLLAFLARKLPDNFNEAKLITFSMLIFCAVWVAFVPAYVSSPGKYVVAVEIFAILASSYGLLLCIFAPKCFIILFRPEKNTKKYLMAR, from the exons ATGTCTTGGTTCCCCTGGCTCCTCACTCGCTGGCCCTCCCCAGCCCTctccctgctgctcctcagTGTAGGGGGCAGACAGATGGGGCTGAAAGTGGTGCATGCAACAGTGTGCTCCAGGTTGGGTGCACTGAGCAACCAAGGCCTCTCTCAGGACGGTGATGTGATTATCGGTGGACTTTTTAATCTGTATTACATACCTTCGGCTGTCGAGCAGGGCTTCACCAAGCTGCCTCATTATAAACCGTGCACTGG TTTAGATCTAGagtcattaaaatatatatatactatggCGTTTGCGGTGGAGGAAATCAATCGTAACAACACTCTGCTGCCAGGAGTGAAACTGGGCTATCGTATACTTGATAGCTGTTTCAGATACCCCTGGGCCCTGCAAGTTGCGCTTTCATTGGTcggaggaaacacacacagct CTGGTCAGCCAGTTCCTTTGCTCATTGGTCCTGGTACGTCAACAACAACCATAATTCTGTCCAGGATCCTGGGGCCTCTCTCTGTGCCACTT ATCAGCTACTTGGCAAGCTGCCCCTGTCTCAGTGACAGGCGTAAGTTTCCTAACGTCTTCAGAACAATCCCGAGTGATATCTACCAAGCCCGGGCTATGGCACAACTGGCCCTGCGCTTCCACTGGACTTGGATCGGAGCTGTGATCGTCAACAATGATTATGGTCATGTGGCGATAcag GCATTTCAGGAAGAGATTCTAGGGAAAGGGGTGTGTTTGGAATTTATAGAGACCGTGCGCAGAGAAACTATTGTGACTGATGCCAGACGTGTTGCCCTCACAATCCAAGCTTCAACTGCGAGGGTGATTCTGATCTTCTGCTGGTACACAGAAGCAAAGAAAGTATTTCTGGAACTGGCCAAGATAAAT GTAACTGACAGACAGTTTCTGGCCAGTGAGGCTTGGAGCACCAGTGATGATCTTCTCCAAGATCGTGCCATCTCTGATGTGGCTGGTGGTGTTCTCGGTGTGGCCATTCGAAGTTCAACAATACCCGGATTTGAAAACTATCTCACAAGTTTGAACCCAGCTCATCATCCTGATGATGAATTCTTACGAGAATTCTGGGAAATGCAGTTTGGATGCA CTTTCACTGCACCCTGCAGCGGCAAAGAGTCTCTGGAGGGAGTGCAGAATCACTTCACTGACACCTCCCAACTAAGGGTTGCATATAATGTCTATCTTGCTGTTTATGCGGCAGCCCACGCCCTTCACAGCCTTCTTTCCTGCCCAAACAGAGGCAACTCACCCGGAAACAACAGCTCCACCTGCAGTTCTCCAAAAAACATCAAACCTATAGAG CTGTTGCATCACTTGAATGACGTGAACATCACCACACCACAAGGGGAAATGTTTTACTTCAAAGGTGCCGACATTCCAGCAAAGTACGACCTTGTTAACTGGCAGAACAGCCCTGAGGGGTCACTCAAACTGGTTCTGATTGGTCGTGTGGACGGATCTGACCTCCACCTTAATGAGTCTGCAATACAGTGGAGCACAGGATCCAATCAG GTGCCTGCCTCAGTGTGCAGTGAGAGCTGCCCTCCAGGCACCAGAAAGGCCAACAGGAAAGGAGAACCTCTCTGCTGCTTTGACTGTATCCCATGTGCTGAAGGGGAGATAAGCAATCAAACTG ATTCCCTTCACTGTGAACATTGTCCATCTGAGTTTTGGTCCAATGCTGAACAAAATGCCTGCATCCCTCGCCAGCTGGACTTCCTCTCCTTTAATGAAACTTTGGGCATCACTCTGACTACAGCAGCTGTGTCTGGTGTTGCCGTGACGACAGCTGTGTTAGTGGTTTTCCTTTACTATCGTCATACACCTATG GTGCGAGCCAACAATTCAGAGCTGAGCTTCCTGCTTCTCCTGTCATTGAAGCTCTGCTTCCTCTGCTCGCTGGTGTTCATCGGCCGTCCATCAGTCTGGGCCTGTCGGTTCCAGCAGGCAGCTTTTGGGATCAGCTttgtactttgtgtttcctgcctCCTGGTTAAAACCTTAGTAGTTCTTGCTGTGTTCCGCTCAGCCCGGCCTGGTGCTGAAGCCTTGATGAAGTGGTTTGGTCCAGGCCAACAGAGAGGAAGTGTCTGTCTCTTTTCCTCTATACAG ATTATCATCTGTGCCACATGGCTATCCCTCAGCCCCCCTGTGCCTCGACGTGATCTGGGTTTccaagggtcaaaggtcaccctGGAGTGTACCATGGCCTCAGTGGTGGGCTTCTCTCTGGTTCTGGGCTACATTGGTCTACTGGCCTGCACCTGTCTCCTCTTGGCCTTTCTTGCTCGGAAACTCCCTGACAATTTCAATGAGGCCAAACTGATCACCTTCAGCATGCTGATATTCTGTGCTGTCTGGGTGGCCTTTGTCCCTGCGTACGTTAGCTCTCCTGGGAAGTACGTTGTCGCTGTGGAAATCTTTGCAATCCTGGCCTCTAGCTATGGTTTGCTGCTCTGCATTTTTGCCCCGAAATGTTTCATCATTCTCTTCAGGCCTGAGAAAAACACTAAGAAATACCTGATGGCAAGGTAG